The following proteins are co-located in the Poecile atricapillus isolate bPoeAtr1 chromosome 2, bPoeAtr1.hap1, whole genome shotgun sequence genome:
- the ITGB8 gene encoding integrin beta-8 isoform X2: MMWVPLLACLTAGIVSVPRCQRGPGAFLGAARLLAAVPGLCQRSENRCATSNAVTCTKCLALGPECGWCAQEDFMAGTTQKGRCDTVFNLMKRGCQSDLVENPTVHVTIPSDHETNTQVTPGKVSVQLRPGSEVNFMLKVRPLEKYPVDLYYLVDVSASMHNNIEKLNSVGFALSKKMENISLDFRLGFGSYVDKTVSPYISIHPGRIHNQCSDYNLDCMPPHGYIHVLSLTDNIAEFRNAVNKQKISGNIDTPEGGFDAMLQAAVCQSHIGWRKEAKRLLLVMTDQTSHLALDSKLAGIVIPHDGNCHLKDNVYIKATSMEHPSLGQLSEKLIDNNINVIFAVQGSQFHWYKDLLPLLPGTVARQIESQAANLNDLVVEAYQVLFNVSITMKGCHTTGGRKYAILKPIGFNETAIVNVQQSCACQYGDSTGHKRVWADETSDSKQSPCSDNNCSSNRDTLPSEKCRQHQGQPVCSGQGNCIEGKCFCHKNKLGKVYGKYCEMDDFSCPYHQGNLCSGNGECDGGKCKCFAGWEGDRCECSSQSAKHCLNSKGQICSGRGKCVCGKCECTDPRSFGRFCEFCPTCNKGCEENWNCVQCYHSNNVSQVILDQCTTSCSYLLHYVDNTSDCFSGRNYFRVFSIIFIVTFLIGLLVVLIIRQIILQGSSNKIKSSSDYRVSTTKKDKMFLPTVCTRTVTYRRDKPEEINIDISKLRLNETFKCDF; the protein is encoded by the exons CGGAAAACAGATGTGCCACTTCAAATGCAGTAACATGCACAAAGTGTCTTGCTTTGGGTCCAGAGTGTGGATGGTGTGCTCAAGAG GATTTCATGGCTGGCACAACACAGAAGGGACGCTGTGACACTGTTTTCAATTTAATGAAAAGAGGCTGCCAATCAGATTTGGTTGAAAACCCCACGGTTCATGTCACAATACCTAGTGACCACGAAACAAATACACAAGTGACACCAGGAAAAGTTTCAGTCCAACTGCGTCCAG gaaGTGAAGTAAACTTTATGTTAAAAGTTCGTCCTTTAGAGAAATACCCTGTGGATCTTTACTATTTAGTTGATGTCTCAGCCTCTATGCACAACAATATAGAAAAGTTAAATTCCGTTGGATTTGCTTTATCTAAAAAGATGGAGAATATTTCTCTTGATTTTCGACTTGGATTTGGATCCTATGTGGATAAAACTGTGTCACCCTATATTAGCATTCATCCAGGTAGAATCCATAACCAGTGCAG tgATTACAATTTAGATTGTATGCCTCCTCATGGCTATATCCATGTGCTATCCCTGACTGACAATATAGCAGAATTCAGAAATGCAgtgaataaacaaaaaatttctGGAAATATTGATACACCTGAAGGGGGCTTTGATGCAATGCTTCAGGCAGCTGTGTGCCAG aGCCATATTGGATGGCGGAAAGAAGCAAAGCGACTGCTTCTTGTGATGACAGATCAAACTTCCCATCTGGCCCTTGATAGTAAATTAGCAGGAATTGTAATTCCCCATGATGGAAACTGTCACTTGAAAGATAATGTGTACATCAAAGCTACGAGTATG gagcatccatcTCTTGGGCAGCTCTCTGAAAAACTGATTGACAATAACATCAATGTTATTTTTGCTGTTCAAGGAAGCCAGTTTCATTGGTATAAA GATCTGTTACCTTTGTTGCCTGGTACTGTTGCAAGGCAAATAGAATCACAAGCAGCAAATCTCAATGATTTGGTGGTAGAAGCCTATCAG gTGCTTTTCAATGTATCAATTACAATGAAAGGATGCCATACAACTGGAGGGAGAAAATATGCCATACTTAAGCCTATTGGTTTCAATGAAACTGCCATTGTCAATGTGCAGCAAAGCTGTGCCTGCCAGTATGGAGACAGCACAGGGCACAAAAGAGTGTGGGCTGATGAAACTTCTGACAGCAAACAGTCCCCTTGCAGTGACAATAACTGTAGCTCTAACAGAGACACGCTCCCCTCAGAGAAGTGCAGGCAACACCAGGGCCAGCCCGTCTGCAGTGGTCAAGGAAATTGCATAGAGGGAAAATGTTTCTGCCACAAAAACAAGCTAGGCAAGGTGTATGGCAAGTACTGTGAAATGGATGATTTTTCCTGCCCGTATCACCAGGGAAACTTATGTTCTG GTAATGGTGAATGTGACGGTGGTAAATGCAAATGCTTTGCTGGCTGGGAAGGTGATCGTTGTGAGTGCTCATCACAATCAGCAAAGCACTGCCTGAATTCAAAGGGCCAAATTTGCAGTGGAAGAGGAAAATGTGTATGTGGAAAGTGTGAgtgcacagatccaagaagcTTTGGCCGTTTCTGTGAATTTTGCCCTACTTGTAACAAAGGCTGTGAAGAAAACTG gaaCTGTGTTCAATGCTATCATTCTAACAATGTATCTCAAGTAATACTTGACCAGTGCACAACCTCATGCTCTTACCTACTGCATTATGTTGATAATACTTCAG ATTGTTTCTCTGGACGAAACTACTTTAGAGTCTTTTCCATAATCTTTATAGTTACCTTTCTGATCGGGTTGCTTGTTGTCCTCATCATCAGACAGATAATTCTTCAGGGGAGTAGCAATAAAATTAAGTCTTCATCAGATTACAGAGTATCTACAACAAAGAAG GATAAGATGTTTTTGCCTACAGTTTGTACAAGAACAGTAACATACAGACGTGACAAACCAGAGGAAATAAATATCGACATCAGCAAGTTGCGATTAAACGAAACTTTCAAGTGTGACTTCTGA
- the ITGB8 gene encoding integrin beta-8 isoform X1 produces the protein MMWVPLLACLTAGIVSVPRCQRGPGAFLGAARLLAAVPGLCQRSENRCATSNAVTCTKCLALGPECGWCAQEDFMAGTTQKGRCDTVFNLMKRGCQSDLVENPTVHVTIPSDHETNTQVTPGKVSVQLRPGSEVNFMLKVRPLEKYPVDLYYLVDVSASMHNNIEKLNSVGFALSKKMENISLDFRLGFGSYVDKTVSPYISIHPGRIHNQCSDYNLDCMPPHGYIHVLSLTDNIAEFRNAVNKQKISGNIDTPEGGFDAMLQAAVCQSHIGWRKEAKRLLLVMTDQTSHLALDSKLAGIVIPHDGNCHLKDNVYIKATSMEHPSLGQLSEKLIDNNINVIFAVQGSQFHWYKDLLPLLPGTVARQIESQAANLNDLVVEAYQKLISEVKIQVDNQIQGLHFNITAICPDGSKKTGMEGCKNVGYNNEVLFNVSITMKGCHTTGGRKYAILKPIGFNETAIVNVQQSCACQYGDSTGHKRVWADETSDSKQSPCSDNNCSSNRDTLPSEKCRQHQGQPVCSGQGNCIEGKCFCHKNKLGKVYGKYCEMDDFSCPYHQGNLCSGNGECDGGKCKCFAGWEGDRCECSSQSAKHCLNSKGQICSGRGKCVCGKCECTDPRSFGRFCEFCPTCNKGCEENWNCVQCYHSNNVSQVILDQCTTSCSYLLHYVDNTSDCFSGRNYFRVFSIIFIVTFLIGLLVVLIIRQIILQGSSNKIKSSSDYRVSTTKKDKMFLPTVCTRTVTYRRDKPEEINIDISKLRLNETFKCDF, from the exons CGGAAAACAGATGTGCCACTTCAAATGCAGTAACATGCACAAAGTGTCTTGCTTTGGGTCCAGAGTGTGGATGGTGTGCTCAAGAG GATTTCATGGCTGGCACAACACAGAAGGGACGCTGTGACACTGTTTTCAATTTAATGAAAAGAGGCTGCCAATCAGATTTGGTTGAAAACCCCACGGTTCATGTCACAATACCTAGTGACCACGAAACAAATACACAAGTGACACCAGGAAAAGTTTCAGTCCAACTGCGTCCAG gaaGTGAAGTAAACTTTATGTTAAAAGTTCGTCCTTTAGAGAAATACCCTGTGGATCTTTACTATTTAGTTGATGTCTCAGCCTCTATGCACAACAATATAGAAAAGTTAAATTCCGTTGGATTTGCTTTATCTAAAAAGATGGAGAATATTTCTCTTGATTTTCGACTTGGATTTGGATCCTATGTGGATAAAACTGTGTCACCCTATATTAGCATTCATCCAGGTAGAATCCATAACCAGTGCAG tgATTACAATTTAGATTGTATGCCTCCTCATGGCTATATCCATGTGCTATCCCTGACTGACAATATAGCAGAATTCAGAAATGCAgtgaataaacaaaaaatttctGGAAATATTGATACACCTGAAGGGGGCTTTGATGCAATGCTTCAGGCAGCTGTGTGCCAG aGCCATATTGGATGGCGGAAAGAAGCAAAGCGACTGCTTCTTGTGATGACAGATCAAACTTCCCATCTGGCCCTTGATAGTAAATTAGCAGGAATTGTAATTCCCCATGATGGAAACTGTCACTTGAAAGATAATGTGTACATCAAAGCTACGAGTATG gagcatccatcTCTTGGGCAGCTCTCTGAAAAACTGATTGACAATAACATCAATGTTATTTTTGCTGTTCAAGGAAGCCAGTTTCATTGGTATAAA GATCTGTTACCTTTGTTGCCTGGTACTGTTGCAAGGCAAATAGAATCACAAGCAGCAAATCTCAATGATTTGGTGGTAGAAGCCTATCAG AAACTAATCTCTGAAGTGAAAATTCAAGTGGATAACCAGATCCAAGGTCTTCATTTCAATATCACTGCAATCTGTCCTGATGGAAGTAAAAAAACTGGCATGGAAGGATGTAAAAATGTGGGATATAATAATGAA gTGCTTTTCAATGTATCAATTACAATGAAAGGATGCCATACAACTGGAGGGAGAAAATATGCCATACTTAAGCCTATTGGTTTCAATGAAACTGCCATTGTCAATGTGCAGCAAAGCTGTGCCTGCCAGTATGGAGACAGCACAGGGCACAAAAGAGTGTGGGCTGATGAAACTTCTGACAGCAAACAGTCCCCTTGCAGTGACAATAACTGTAGCTCTAACAGAGACACGCTCCCCTCAGAGAAGTGCAGGCAACACCAGGGCCAGCCCGTCTGCAGTGGTCAAGGAAATTGCATAGAGGGAAAATGTTTCTGCCACAAAAACAAGCTAGGCAAGGTGTATGGCAAGTACTGTGAAATGGATGATTTTTCCTGCCCGTATCACCAGGGAAACTTATGTTCTG GTAATGGTGAATGTGACGGTGGTAAATGCAAATGCTTTGCTGGCTGGGAAGGTGATCGTTGTGAGTGCTCATCACAATCAGCAAAGCACTGCCTGAATTCAAAGGGCCAAATTTGCAGTGGAAGAGGAAAATGTGTATGTGGAAAGTGTGAgtgcacagatccaagaagcTTTGGCCGTTTCTGTGAATTTTGCCCTACTTGTAACAAAGGCTGTGAAGAAAACTG gaaCTGTGTTCAATGCTATCATTCTAACAATGTATCTCAAGTAATACTTGACCAGTGCACAACCTCATGCTCTTACCTACTGCATTATGTTGATAATACTTCAG ATTGTTTCTCTGGACGAAACTACTTTAGAGTCTTTTCCATAATCTTTATAGTTACCTTTCTGATCGGGTTGCTTGTTGTCCTCATCATCAGACAGATAATTCTTCAGGGGAGTAGCAATAAAATTAAGTCTTCATCAGATTACAGAGTATCTACAACAAAGAAG GATAAGATGTTTTTGCCTACAGTTTGTACAAGAACAGTAACATACAGACGTGACAAACCAGAGGAAATAAATATCGACATCAGCAAGTTGCGATTAAACGAAACTTTCAAGTGTGACTTCTGA